In Archangium lipolyticum, a single genomic region encodes these proteins:
- a CDS encoding FHA domain-containing protein — MSVRLTVKQSSEAGGKTTEFVLDDAIITLGRDKGCQVVLAQQAVSRNHARITQEGNLFFLEDLGSAYGTQVNGKPLPKGEKRLLRNGDVIAIAQFDVRFDKVADLPHDVESQKTSFVARNMVKDVMRGLSGGEERYLRVMNGPREGERLEINDAQEFVIGRDDSADIIFRDDLISRRHVKVRRDWSGTHVEDLGSRNGIKVNRKRTNRKTLRDGDEVEVGGVRLVYVCPSEAPEEQSEPLSANLGATALSDDEGSSTQSLPAARERTPPKRGSDKAADEARAQEAQAAAKAAAEPEPAEEPEPPAREEPAEEEPPVQAAPELPVNAKEEPVDRPSPVKDPKRLIPLVVLGVIGLMALSLLIALFVGI, encoded by the coding sequence ATGAGCGTCAGGCTTACGGTCAAGCAGAGCAGTGAAGCCGGTGGAAAGACCACCGAGTTCGTCCTGGACGACGCCATCATCACCCTGGGCCGCGACAAGGGCTGTCAGGTGGTGCTGGCGCAGCAGGCCGTCTCGCGCAACCACGCGCGCATCACCCAGGAGGGCAACCTCTTCTTCCTGGAGGACCTGGGCAGCGCCTATGGCACCCAGGTGAACGGCAAGCCCCTGCCCAAGGGCGAGAAGCGGCTGCTGCGCAACGGTGACGTCATCGCCATCGCCCAGTTCGACGTGCGCTTCGACAAGGTGGCGGACCTGCCGCACGACGTGGAGTCGCAAAAGACGTCCTTCGTCGCCCGCAACATGGTGAAGGACGTGATGCGGGGCCTGTCCGGCGGCGAGGAGCGCTACCTCCGGGTGATGAACGGCCCGCGCGAGGGCGAGCGCCTGGAGATCAACGACGCCCAGGAGTTCGTCATCGGCCGGGACGACTCGGCGGACATCATCTTCCGGGACGATCTCATCTCCCGCCGGCACGTGAAGGTGCGGCGCGACTGGTCCGGCACGCACGTGGAGGACCTGGGCAGCCGCAACGGCATCAAGGTCAACCGCAAGCGGACGAACCGCAAGACGCTCCGGGACGGTGACGAGGTGGAGGTAGGTGGCGTCCGGCTCGTCTACGTGTGCCCGTCCGAGGCGCCCGAGGAGCAGTCCGAGCCCCTCTCCGCGAACCTGGGCGCGACGGCGTTGTCGGACGACGAGGGCAGCTCGACGCAGTCACTGCCGGCCGCGCGCGAGCGCACGCCGCCCAAGCGCGGCTCCGACAAGGCCGCGGACGAGGCCAGGGCCCAGGAGGCGCAGGCCGCGGCCAAGGCCGCCGCGGAGCCGGAGCCCGCCGAGGAGCCGGAGCCTCCGGCCCGGGAAGAGCCCGCAGAGGAGGAGCCGCCGGTCCAGGCCGCGCCCGAGCTTCCGGTCAATGCCAAGGAGGAGCCGGTCGACAGGCCCTCTCCCGTGAAGGATCCCAAGCGCCTCATTCCTCTGGTGGTGCTGGGCGTCATCGGCCTGATGGCCCTGAGCCTGCTGATCGCCCTGTTCGTGGGCATCTGA
- a CDS encoding tetratricopeptide repeat protein, producing MPSFRSALALPLLLASASGCITTPPPNERALVNTELCTQQINAGDLKQAEVYCDLALEFAPQFADIWVNKGLIAMYSGNNAKAKEHFIKAIRFNQEHAAAYMNLGVIYLNEGAYGKAHDNLRRALKVNPDYIEARKNLGLTYINLNKLPEAEKEFLTLLVINPNVAEFHHDLGIVRYRQDRKEEAVEEMQKAVQLAPNQNPDWWNDLGAVLNELSRFEEAKMAFSSCVALNPKHPQCIDNLSISQRKAALTDSALKEYRDTQKAQNDPAALFQLAQQYKQKGLLSEEERAYKDCVKLDGKFAPCHYGLFQLYSDGHKREAAEVACKNFIKYGSVEDFPAEMETCEKFISAQSY from the coding sequence ATGCCTTCCTTCCGCTCCGCTCTCGCCCTTCCCCTGCTCCTGGCCTCGGCTTCCGGCTGTATCACCACGCCGCCTCCCAACGAACGGGCCCTGGTCAACACCGAGCTGTGTACCCAGCAAATCAACGCTGGAGACCTCAAACAGGCGGAGGTGTATTGCGACCTGGCCCTGGAGTTCGCCCCACAGTTCGCGGACATCTGGGTGAACAAAGGCCTCATCGCCATGTACTCCGGTAACAATGCCAAGGCCAAGGAGCACTTCATCAAGGCCATCCGCTTCAACCAGGAGCACGCCGCCGCCTACATGAACCTGGGCGTCATCTACCTGAATGAGGGCGCGTACGGAAAGGCGCACGACAACCTCAGGCGAGCCCTGAAGGTGAACCCGGACTACATCGAGGCCCGCAAGAACCTGGGCCTCACCTACATCAACCTCAACAAGCTGCCCGAGGCGGAGAAGGAGTTCCTCACCCTGCTGGTGATCAACCCCAACGTCGCCGAGTTCCACCACGACCTGGGCATCGTCCGCTACCGCCAGGACAGGAAGGAAGAGGCGGTGGAGGAGATGCAGAAGGCGGTGCAGCTCGCCCCCAACCAGAACCCGGACTGGTGGAACGACCTGGGCGCGGTGCTCAATGAGCTCAGCCGCTTCGAGGAGGCCAAGATGGCCTTCAGCAGCTGCGTGGCCCTCAACCCCAAGCACCCGCAGTGCATCGACAACCTGAGCATCTCCCAGCGCAAGGCGGCCCTCACGGACTCGGCCCTCAAGGAGTACCGCGACACGCAGAAGGCGCAGAACGACCCCGCCGCCCTCTTCCAGCTGGCGCAGCAGTACAAGCAGAAGGGCCTGCTGTCCGAGGAGGAGCGCGCCTACAAGGACTGCGTGAAGCTGGACGGCAAGTTCGCCCCCTGCCACTACGGCCTCTTCCAGCTCTACTCGGACGGCCACAAGCGCGAGGCGGCCGAGGTGGCCTGCAAGAACTTCATCAAGTACGGCTCGGTGGAGGATTTCCCCGCGGAGATGGAGACGTGCGAGAAGTTCATCAGCGCGCAGTCCTACTAG
- a CDS encoding outer membrane beta-barrel protein: MRSYLSALGIAVALFVAAPAHAQFANRSLGLSAGYMNFNGTASLNSTVFLGFDASLYIESGFEVVSLTKLAFPEDPISGKRVLGLAPSLGIRYLFIEESIRPYVGADLSYLHVFKDQGESNFVGIGPNAGVEFFVSDSISLGARAQFNAYLSLSERVQTSLILSAGTSVYF, encoded by the coding sequence ATGCGCTCGTACCTCTCTGCCCTCGGCATCGCGGTGGCCCTCTTCGTGGCCGCCCCCGCCCACGCCCAGTTCGCCAACCGCAGCCTCGGTCTGTCCGCGGGCTACATGAACTTCAACGGCACGGCCAGCCTCAACAGCACCGTCTTCCTCGGCTTCGACGCCAGCCTCTACATCGAGAGCGGCTTCGAGGTCGTCTCGCTGACGAAGCTGGCCTTCCCGGAGGATCCCATCAGCGGCAAGCGGGTGCTCGGTCTGGCCCCGTCGCTGGGCATCCGCTACCTCTTCATCGAGGAGTCCATCCGGCCCTACGTGGGAGCGGACCTGAGCTACCTGCACGTCTTCAAGGACCAGGGGGAGTCGAACTTCGTCGGCATCGGGCCCAACGCGGGCGTCGAGTTCTTCGTGTCGGACTCCATCAGCCTCGGGGCGCGGGCGCAGTTCAACGCCTACTTGTCGCTGTCGGAGCGGGTGCAGACGTCGCTCATCCTGTCCGCGGGCACCTCCGTCTACTTCTAG
- a CDS encoding RDD family protein, with the protein MTDTPDTLLDGTHAVLTPEYVEFRFTLAGIYSRFLAWLLDALIVVFGTGVFMTVLSLVMVAFPGFGSALGIVVYFLVDWGYGIALETAWSGQTVGKRALGLRVIQQSGVRIGFYHAALRNLARPVDRLPLLYLVGGLTALLSGSQQRLGDMLAGTIVVRERRLKAPSALGATGEEGLLADPLFVSRVKRLSAEARELVLSAALRREELRMEARLRLFSALGTRLQELLAMEKPAHLSDEKWTLLVAAALLPAPGARAGGQVRGAA; encoded by the coding sequence GTGACGGACACGCCCGACACCCTCCTCGACGGCACCCATGCCGTGCTCACGCCCGAGTACGTGGAGTTCCGCTTCACGCTCGCGGGCATCTATTCGCGCTTCCTGGCGTGGCTGCTGGACGCGCTCATCGTCGTCTTCGGCACGGGCGTGTTCATGACCGTCCTCAGCCTGGTGATGGTGGCCTTCCCAGGCTTCGGCAGCGCGCTGGGCATCGTCGTCTACTTCCTGGTGGACTGGGGCTACGGCATCGCCCTGGAGACTGCCTGGAGCGGCCAGACGGTGGGCAAGCGGGCGCTGGGCCTGCGCGTCATCCAGCAGAGCGGGGTGCGCATCGGCTTCTACCACGCGGCGCTGCGCAACCTGGCGCGGCCGGTGGATCGTCTCCCCCTCCTCTATCTGGTGGGCGGGCTGACGGCGCTGCTATCCGGCTCGCAGCAGCGGCTGGGGGACATGCTCGCCGGCACCATCGTGGTGCGCGAGCGCCGCCTCAAGGCGCCCTCCGCCCTCGGCGCCACGGGCGAGGAGGGGCTGCTGGCGGATCCGCTCTTCGTCTCGCGGGTGAAGCGGCTGAGCGCCGAGGCCCGGGAGCTGGTGCTCTCCGCGGCCCTGCGGCGCGAGGAGCTGCGGATGGAGGCCCGGCTGCGCCTCTTCTCCGCGCTGGGCACCCGGCTGCAGGAGCTGCTGGCCATGGAGAAGCCGGCCCACCTCTCGGACGAGAAGTGGACGCTGCTGGTGGCCGCGGCGCTGCTGCCCGCCCCCGGCGCTCGGGCCGGGGGCCAGGTACGTGGGGCGGCCTAG
- a CDS encoding expansin EXLX1 family cellulose-binding protein gives MRLNKPASARWFAAALLPLLAACGPTDPGEALRALGEYQDGLITFYNEADGTGNCSFMASPQDLDVAAMNIGQYQDSAVCGACVQIDGPKGSLRVRIVDSCPDCSTKGHLDLSPSAFAKLAEPIQGRVNVKWRMVTCDVQGPIRYRFKDGSSQWWTGIQVLNHRLPVTKLEYWKNNAWVAVKRESYNYFVDPNGMGAGAIKVRVTASDGQTLEDTLPAADPNNTSVIDGAAQFKAG, from the coding sequence ATGCGCCTCAACAAGCCCGCTTCCGCCCGCTGGTTCGCGGCGGCCCTGCTGCCGCTGCTGGCGGCCTGTGGACCCACCGATCCTGGCGAGGCCCTGCGTGCCCTCGGCGAGTACCAGGACGGCCTCATCACCTTCTACAACGAGGCGGACGGCACGGGTAACTGCAGCTTCATGGCCAGCCCGCAGGACCTGGACGTGGCGGCGATGAACATCGGCCAGTACCAGGACAGCGCGGTGTGCGGCGCGTGCGTGCAGATCGACGGCCCGAAGGGCAGCCTGCGCGTGCGCATCGTGGACTCCTGCCCCGACTGCTCCACCAAGGGCCACCTGGATCTCAGCCCGTCGGCCTTCGCGAAGCTCGCCGAACCCATCCAGGGCCGCGTGAACGTGAAGTGGCGCATGGTGACCTGCGACGTGCAGGGCCCCATCCGCTACCGCTTCAAGGACGGCAGCTCGCAGTGGTGGACCGGCATCCAGGTGCTCAACCACCGGCTGCCCGTGACGAAGCTGGAGTACTGGAAGAACAACGCCTGGGTGGCGGTGAAGCGCGAGAGCTACAACTACTTCGTCGATCCCAACGGAATGGGTGCCGGCGCCATCAAGGTCCGGGTGACGGCCTCGGACGGGCAGACGCTGGAGGACACCCTGCCCGCGGCGGATCCCAACAACACCTCGGTCATCGACGGGGCCGCCCAGTTCAAGGCGGGCTGA
- a CDS encoding adenylate/guanylate cyclase domain-containing protein, whose translation MTPRGVSLFTRLFLLILVCALPPLVGLGLKMMDTNAGAIQEGVRHLHRSIVGDVQRSVRGELVRVEQELEGLGMILFAPGMGDDATRYSLVGARVAALSNIDFVSLYAPGGQSVKTVKADEVPDPKLPSRLEPGLLAALGSSGGHLVIQGVRVGAQGGPVLEVFFPITREGTVRAILGTQVKLGELCALMGELGEKFLGSRENVFVVDRERRLVLHADPSRVATREDFSQHGLFAALSGDSSFGTDMAAISDFHLGGQEMIGSLESLSERGWAVVVQQPQAVAYASLSEMRRSILAALAVAALVALGVGLLGARQLTRPLRDLVAATRALAERAFRGVGEHVTRRGDELGTLGRAFDSMALTLESKEREVIIQTQVRAALSRYLSPDVVDLVVSNPDKLRLGGERREVTIFFADVVGFTRLSESQPPEIIVALLNELFTFATEIIQRRGGIIDKFIGDCIMAVWGTPQAHEDDALRAVQAAEDLRRWLDVGNRRWRERWGIEIQLAIGVHTGPAVAGNVGSEKRMEYTVIGDTVNVAARLESMAQPGQILVSESTRERIGGAAVDLVPAGERKLHGRTAATRIYEVPV comes from the coding sequence GTGACTCCCCGAGGCGTCTCGCTCTTCACGCGCCTGTTCCTCCTCATCCTCGTCTGCGCGCTGCCACCGCTGGTGGGGCTGGGGCTGAAGATGATGGACACCAACGCGGGTGCCATCCAGGAGGGCGTGCGCCACCTGCACCGCTCCATCGTCGGGGACGTGCAGCGCTCCGTGCGGGGCGAGCTGGTGCGTGTCGAGCAGGAGCTCGAGGGCCTCGGGATGATCCTCTTCGCGCCCGGGATGGGGGACGACGCCACGCGGTACTCGCTCGTCGGTGCCCGGGTGGCCGCCCTGTCCAACATCGACTTCGTCTCGCTGTACGCCCCGGGCGGGCAGAGCGTGAAGACCGTGAAGGCGGACGAGGTGCCGGACCCGAAGCTTCCCTCCCGGCTGGAGCCCGGGCTGCTCGCGGCCCTCGGCTCGTCCGGCGGGCACCTGGTGATTCAGGGCGTGCGCGTCGGCGCGCAGGGCGGGCCGGTGCTCGAGGTGTTCTTCCCCATCACGCGCGAGGGCACCGTGCGCGCCATTCTCGGCACCCAGGTGAAGCTCGGCGAGCTGTGCGCGCTGATGGGCGAGCTCGGCGAGAAGTTCCTCGGCTCGCGCGAGAACGTGTTCGTCGTGGACCGGGAGCGGCGGCTCGTGTTGCACGCGGACCCGTCCCGGGTGGCCACCCGAGAGGACTTCTCCCAGCACGGCCTCTTCGCGGCACTGAGCGGGGACTCGTCCTTCGGCACGGACATGGCCGCCATCTCGGACTTCCACCTGGGCGGCCAGGAGATGATCGGCTCGCTGGAGTCCCTCTCCGAGCGCGGCTGGGCGGTGGTGGTGCAGCAACCCCAGGCCGTGGCCTATGCCTCCCTGTCGGAGATGCGCCGGTCCATCCTCGCCGCGCTCGCGGTGGCCGCGCTGGTGGCGCTGGGAGTTGGCCTTCTCGGGGCCCGGCAGCTCACCCGGCCCCTGCGGGACCTGGTGGCGGCGACGCGGGCCCTCGCCGAGCGCGCCTTCCGCGGCGTGGGAGAGCACGTCACCCGGCGCGGGGACGAGCTGGGCACCCTGGGCCGCGCCTTCGACAGCATGGCCCTGACGCTGGAGTCCAAGGAGCGCGAGGTCATCATCCAGACGCAGGTGCGCGCGGCCCTCAGCCGCTACCTGTCTCCGGACGTGGTGGACCTGGTGGTGTCCAACCCCGACAAGCTGAGGCTCGGCGGCGAGCGCCGCGAAGTGACCATCTTCTTCGCGGACGTGGTGGGCTTCACCCGGCTGTCCGAGTCCCAGCCTCCGGAGATCATCGTCGCGCTGCTCAACGAGCTGTTCACCTTCGCCACGGAGATCATCCAGCGGCGCGGGGGCATCATCGACAAGTTCATCGGTGACTGCATCATGGCGGTCTGGGGCACGCCCCAGGCGCATGAGGACGACGCGCTGCGCGCGGTGCAGGCGGCCGAGGACCTGCGCCGCTGGCTCGACGTGGGCAACCGCCGCTGGCGCGAGCGGTGGGGCATCGAGATCCAACTCGCCATCGGCGTGCACACGGGCCCGGCGGTGGCGGGCAACGTCGGCAGCGAGAAGCGCATGGAGTACACCGTCATCGGTGACACGGTGAACGTGGCGGCGAGGCTCGAGTCCATGGCCCAGCCGGGGCAGATCCTCGTCAGCGAGTCCACGCGCGAGCGCATCGGCGGGGCGGCCGTCGACCTGGTGCCCGCCGGCGAGCGCAAGCTGCATGGCCGCACCGCCGCCACCCGCATCTACGAGGTGCCGGTCTGA
- a CDS encoding serine/threonine-protein kinase encodes MLQVGQLVGGRFRVLRVLGQGGMGAVYVAEQLGLGRHVALKVMHPHIASAPGFSERFQREAQVLARLRHPGSVEVYDYGLDSGFLYLAMELVSGETVESLLRREGSLPVLRAVDLTVQVLEVLEAAHVLGIIHRDLKPANLFLERHDGRERVKVLDFGLAALGGELNVRLTQEGMAVGTPGFMSPEQMRGLPLDGRSDLYSVGCVLYELLTGVPPFPVMVSAETAVAHLYKPVPSLRGTRPGISIPERLEATVMKALEKLPELRPADAAAMRQELLAVLEEPLGPAAPKKRGEGKKTERGVGPARHEVPVPKPVAGGLPVGVVASREGSTENTLVMSLLACGFQARVVSTEEPLGELGALLFVADGRESLVRARSLASRPGAPPVLLCGPADDWELVTGALEGGLFDFVPLPLDSLDLTRKVSRAQKSKR; translated from the coding sequence ATGCTCCAGGTGGGGCAGCTCGTCGGCGGACGCTTCCGTGTCCTGCGCGTGCTCGGCCAGGGAGGCATGGGCGCCGTCTACGTGGCGGAGCAGCTCGGCCTGGGCCGCCACGTGGCCCTCAAGGTGATGCACCCGCATATCGCCAGCGCCCCCGGTTTCTCCGAGCGCTTCCAGCGGGAAGCCCAGGTCCTGGCCCGGCTGCGCCACCCGGGCTCTGTGGAGGTGTACGACTACGGGCTCGACTCCGGCTTCCTCTATCTCGCCATGGAGCTGGTGTCCGGCGAGACCGTGGAGTCCCTGCTTCGGCGGGAGGGCTCGCTGCCGGTGCTGCGCGCGGTGGACCTGACCGTGCAGGTGTTGGAGGTGTTGGAGGCCGCGCACGTGCTCGGCATCATCCACCGCGACCTCAAGCCCGCGAACCTCTTCCTCGAGCGCCACGACGGCCGCGAGCGCGTGAAGGTGCTCGACTTCGGGCTGGCCGCGCTCGGCGGGGAGCTGAATGTGCGGCTCACCCAGGAGGGCATGGCCGTGGGAACGCCGGGCTTCATGTCCCCGGAGCAGATGCGCGGGCTGCCGCTGGATGGCCGCAGCGACCTGTACTCGGTGGGGTGCGTGCTCTACGAGCTGCTCACCGGGGTACCTCCCTTCCCGGTGATGGTGTCGGCGGAGACGGCCGTCGCGCACCTCTACAAGCCGGTGCCATCCCTCCGTGGGACACGGCCAGGCATCTCCATCCCCGAGCGGCTGGAGGCCACGGTGATGAAGGCGCTGGAGAAGCTGCCCGAGCTGCGACCGGCGGACGCGGCGGCCATGCGCCAGGAACTGCTGGCCGTGCTCGAAGAGCCGTTGGGGCCGGCCGCGCCGAAGAAGCGGGGCGAGGGCAAGAAGACGGAGCGGGGAGTCGGGCCCGCACGGCACGAGGTGCCCGTGCCGAAACCGGTGGCTGGCGGGCTGCCCGTGGGGGTGGTGGCCTCGCGAGAGGGGAGCACGGAGAACACGCTGGTGATGTCGCTCTTGGCGTGCGGCTTCCAGGCGCGGGTCGTCTCCACGGAGGAGCCCCTGGGAGAGCTCGGCGCGCTGCTCTTCGTCGCGGACGGGCGGGAGTCGCTCGTGCGAGCGAGGTCCCTGGCCTCCCGCCCCGGTGCTCCACCCGTGTTGCTGTGCGGCCCCGCGGATGACTGGGAGCTGGTGACGGGCGCCCTCGAAGGCGGGCTCTTCGACTTCGTCCCCCTGCCGTTGGATTCCCTCGATCTGACCCGGAAGGTGTCACGTGCTCAGAAGTCCAAGCGTTAG
- a CDS encoding FecR domain-containing protein produces MLRSPSVSALSAALALVLCLPAVSWAQQTPDDDVYVVQPGDTCGSVARKVFGDVTVGSAKLHALNKMGPPPHELKPGSVLRIKGDPDARLTFIKPEVNAKRAGKVEWREANTGQGLWRLDSVNTLREAGAEVTFRDLTRLQMNENALVVIYGKATQAADKVKKSGAVELLQGELNVSLAELRGEPVGVQMPAAMVAARSKDLHVGVDAQQMSRVSVFDGQAEVSAKGQSVQVPKDHGTRVAKGQLPEKPRPLPEAPSWASGTRSVRLLLDDKGVDEELAWAPVKEAASYRVELARDERFNDRVHGETVQAAGEGLKSMARALGPGRYFARVRAMDAVGLLGKASAVRQVEVLRVKTERGSVTPQGIQGALRVDFSVEGAESLDFLLDGAPTTHPVRVEGVGAHTLELLPRGVPDARPEKLTITVSPPRVEVDLEPVAGAFRVKVLVLDERGRPLDGPFPQLKLLGQHGTQVEASLQRLPDGALMTRAVPGMRGGERVAALEALWGDTSVQRVSALAPVEQRAPTPVVAVEPEPAVEAAEEEVALQPMLGAPSGGGVEAAPLPTAFLPQAWLGELRVQPGLGSAGVDLARGRTTLAVEGRVSERVALGTAVALRPGALLRGGGEAGELPATALSVSLSGRVRLTDSPAFRVLLSFDGTFAGSGFGADVQGLRLRPALLAGLRRGRWAFSTSQGYALRPGQAQASWDSAYQAWFLPTPRLGLVAELDGLVDATPRVVGPVAFAAGVGARLRLGGFELGTSVRRGFGPDRARVWGDWSGLLTFGWTGLRPTQVQ; encoded by the coding sequence GTGCTCAGAAGTCCAAGCGTTAGCGCTCTCTCCGCCGCGCTCGCCCTGGTGCTGTGCCTGCCGGCCGTCTCATGGGCCCAGCAGACCCCGGACGACGACGTGTACGTGGTGCAGCCCGGAGACACGTGCGGCAGCGTGGCGCGCAAGGTGTTCGGTGACGTGACGGTCGGCTCGGCGAAGCTGCACGCGCTCAACAAGATGGGACCGCCGCCGCACGAGCTGAAGCCAGGCTCGGTGCTGCGCATCAAGGGCGACCCGGACGCACGCCTCACCTTCATCAAGCCCGAGGTCAACGCCAAACGGGCGGGGAAGGTGGAGTGGCGCGAGGCGAACACCGGCCAGGGACTGTGGCGGCTGGACTCCGTCAACACGCTGCGCGAGGCCGGTGCCGAGGTCACCTTCCGCGACCTGACGCGGCTGCAGATGAACGAGAACGCGCTCGTCGTCATCTACGGCAAGGCCACCCAGGCGGCGGACAAGGTGAAGAAGTCCGGCGCGGTGGAGCTGCTGCAAGGCGAGCTGAACGTCTCACTGGCGGAGCTGCGCGGCGAGCCCGTGGGCGTGCAGATGCCGGCGGCCATGGTGGCCGCGCGCTCGAAGGACCTCCACGTCGGCGTGGACGCGCAGCAGATGAGCCGCGTGTCCGTCTTCGACGGCCAGGCCGAGGTCTCGGCGAAGGGGCAGAGCGTCCAGGTCCCGAAGGACCATGGGACGCGGGTGGCGAAGGGCCAGCTTCCCGAGAAGCCGCGCCCCCTGCCCGAGGCCCCGTCGTGGGCGAGCGGCACGCGCTCGGTGCGGCTGCTGCTGGACGACAAGGGCGTGGACGAGGAGCTGGCGTGGGCCCCCGTGAAGGAGGCGGCGTCGTACCGGGTGGAGCTCGCGCGTGACGAGCGCTTCAACGACCGGGTGCACGGGGAGACGGTGCAGGCGGCGGGGGAGGGCTTGAAGTCCATGGCCCGAGCGCTGGGGCCCGGCAGGTACTTCGCGCGCGTACGCGCCATGGACGCGGTGGGCCTGTTGGGCAAGGCGTCCGCCGTGCGGCAGGTGGAGGTGCTGCGCGTGAAGACGGAGCGGGGCTCGGTCACGCCCCAGGGCATCCAGGGCGCGCTCCGGGTGGACTTCTCAGTCGAGGGCGCCGAGTCGCTGGACTTCCTCCTCGATGGCGCTCCCACGACGCACCCGGTGCGGGTGGAGGGCGTGGGCGCGCACACGCTGGAGCTGCTGCCTCGTGGTGTGCCCGACGCGCGCCCGGAGAAGCTGACGATCACGGTGTCTCCGCCCCGGGTGGAGGTGGACCTGGAGCCCGTGGCCGGTGCGTTCCGGGTGAAGGTGCTGGTGCTCGACGAGCGCGGCAGACCGCTGGATGGGCCCTTCCCGCAGTTGAAGCTGCTCGGGCAGCACGGCACGCAGGTGGAGGCGTCGCTGCAGCGCCTGCCGGATGGCGCGCTGATGACGCGGGCGGTGCCGGGCATGCGCGGCGGTGAGCGCGTGGCCGCCCTGGAGGCGCTCTGGGGTGACACGTCCGTCCAGCGGGTCAGTGCCCTGGCGCCGGTGGAGCAGCGGGCCCCGACTCCCGTGGTGGCCGTGGAGCCCGAGCCCGCCGTGGAGGCCGCCGAGGAGGAAGTGGCGCTCCAACCGATGCTGGGCGCTCCCTCGGGTGGAGGAGTGGAGGCCGCCCCGCTGCCCACGGCCTTCCTGCCGCAGGCCTGGCTCGGCGAGCTGCGCGTGCAACCCGGACTGGGCTCGGCGGGTGTGGACCTCGCGCGCGGCCGCACCACGCTCGCCGTGGAGGGCCGCGTGTCCGAGCGGGTCGCCCTGGGCACGGCGGTGGCGCTGCGTCCCGGTGCGTTGCTTCGCGGTGGCGGTGAGGCGGGCGAGCTGCCCGCGACGGCACTGTCCGTCTCGTTGTCGGGGCGGGTGCGGCTGACGGACTCTCCGGCCTTCCGCGTGCTGCTGTCCTTCGATGGCACCTTCGCGGGTTCCGGCTTCGGCGCGGACGTCCAGGGGCTGCGGTTGCGCCCGGCGCTGCTCGCGGGGCTGCGCAGGGGACGGTGGGCTTTCTCCACCAGCCAGGGCTATGCCCTCCGGCCGGGTCAGGCCCAGGCCAGCTGGGACAGTGCGTATCAGGCGTGGTTCCTTCCCACTCCCCGGCTGGGGCTCGTGGCCGAGCTCGATGGGCTGGTCGACGCCACGCCCCGTGTTGTTGGACCGGTGGCTTTCGCGGCTGGGGTGGGTGCGCGTCTGCGACTCGGCGGGTTCGAATTGGGCACCTCCGTGCGCCGGGGCTTCGGTCCGGACAGGGCTCGCGTCTGGGGCGACTGGAGCGGCTTGCTGACATTCGGTTGGACGGGGCTGCGCCCCACGCAAGTCCAGTAG
- a CDS encoding 2,3-dihydro-2,3-dihydroxybenzoate dehydrogenase, with protein sequence MGATSRVALVTGAAQGIGAAVARMLAEGASVALLDTREEGLAAVAAELRERGLRAAAFPADVSDGAAVERVVERVERELGPIDILVNVAGVLRIGPVVSLSDEDWATTFAVNTHGVFNVSRAVARRMVPRRSGVIVTVGSNAAGVPRMQMAAYAASKAASTMFTKCLGLELAQYNIRCNVVSPGSTDTAMQRSLWTDENGAQAMISGSPETFRVGIPLRRIATPNDIAEAVSFLVSDRARHITMHDLCVDGGATLGV encoded by the coding sequence ATGGGAGCGACCAGCAGAGTTGCCCTGGTGACAGGTGCGGCGCAGGGCATCGGTGCGGCGGTAGCGCGGATGCTGGCCGAGGGCGCATCGGTCGCGTTGCTCGACACCCGAGAGGAGGGCCTGGCCGCGGTGGCCGCGGAGCTGCGCGAGCGCGGGTTGCGCGCCGCCGCCTTTCCGGCCGACGTGAGCGACGGTGCCGCGGTCGAGCGGGTGGTGGAGCGGGTCGAGCGCGAGCTGGGGCCCATCGACATCCTGGTCAACGTGGCGGGTGTGCTGCGGATCGGCCCGGTCGTGTCGCTCAGCGATGAGGACTGGGCCACCACCTTCGCGGTCAACACCCATGGGGTGTTCAACGTCTCCCGCGCGGTCGCCAGGCGCATGGTGCCTCGCCGGTCGGGAGTGATCGTCACCGTCGGCTCGAACGCCGCCGGGGTGCCGCGGATGCAGATGGCCGCCTACGCCGCCTCCAAGGCCGCCTCCACCATGTTCACCAAATGTCTGGGATTGGAGCTGGCCCAGTACAACATCCGCTGCAACGTGGTGTCTCCCGGCTCGACCGACACGGCCATGCAGCGCTCGCTCTGGACCGACGAGAACGGCGCTCAGGCGATGATCTCCGGCTCGCCCGAGACCTTCCGCGTGGGCATCCCGCTGCGCCGCATCGCCACCCCCAACGATATCGCCGAGGCGGTGTCCTTCCTGGTCTCCGACCGGGCCCGCCACATCACCATGCACGACCTGTGTGTCGACGGTGGTGCGACCCTGGGCGTGTAG